In Mus caroli chromosome 16, CAROLI_EIJ_v1.1, whole genome shotgun sequence, the sequence gccttgatcatggtgtctcttcacagtaatgaatCCCTAACCAAGACAACTTCCCTTACGAATCACCTAGACTCAGTTATTTTGTTATAGTTGCAGAGGACAGAGTAGGACACTGGTCCATTCAGGATTTGTGTTGATTGAGATAAGGGACTTGAAACAGAGATCTGAAGTCACCCAAGATTGTCCTTATGCCTGAGAAAACAAGACTCGACTCCAAacagggcatagtggcacactcTTGTGAttttagcactcaggaagcagaggcagaaggatcttgagCCCAATCTAGACTACACATCAGGATCTGACACTCAGAAATCCAGcaactggaggcagaagcaggcagggtctctgtgagctccaggccagccaaggatacacagtgagaccctgtatcaacaaATGATCTGTCACATGTACACAAGAGACAAAAGACTCAGCTCCAATTGACTGTGCTTTATGTATTCTGCTGACATCTGGTCCACCCCACTCTCCAACCCTGCCTTCCCTGGCCCTGCTCTCCCAAGACTTTTAAACACCCAGAAGTGGCGATGGGGATATAGCTGGTCACTTTCCTCAATTGCCTCCTCGGCCTGTgacctctgaccccaggacttAAGAAACGCTAAGGGGCCTGCCAATCCTCTGGACGTCAGGGCCGGCAGCGCCATCTTGGTGGTTGCTTGCTGGTGTCTGTGGGGATGAATATGCATCTCCATTGTCTGGGTGGTATTCCGCCAGGATGTAGAGAAAGCCACCCAGGGCTGCGACTGCCGTGGCTGTGTTGTGGCACGAACAGCCATCTGTTGGGGTGGGAGCAGGGAAAGATCCTGGGGCAAACTTGGCCCTTTGTCCAATACAATCCATCGTAAATGCTCTATgaatctcccccacccccagccaatCTTCCAGGTACTGTGTGGGCATGTTGATGTTCTGTGCAGAACTAAGAAGCTCATTATAGATGCTGACTTCTGCTCTTGCCTCTACAAGTAAGAGGGCTCACCAGTGGCTCAGGCCTCTTTCCCCTGAGAGCAAACAGgcatagctcagtagtagaacactCATTGAGGAGGCCCAAGGTCTTATTCCCTGGTACTGGGGGAAAACAACCACCCCCAGCAGGTGAAAGCCTTGATCGTTTGGGTGATTGGTAAGCGAGCCCCTGGGTATTACTTACCTGCGAACAGTTTTTCCCGCCTTCGCACTCTTCTCAGAATGCCCTGCTGATGTGGAACTCCAGAAGGTTCACCCTTTGTGTCTGGAGAAGAGCCAAAGGTGAAATTCTTGGGATAAACTTTAACACTCACTCAATAAGCCTCTTCCTCTCGGACCCCTCAAGGGACTTGGATCTTCTAGATTTCTGCTGTGCCTAGCTGCAGATGCCACCTCAGGGCCACGTTTGTCCTCTGTCAACTTACCCCTGCCTCTAGGGGGCCTCCTAAAAAGTGCAGGGTCTAACCTGCCCAATCAAGTGTTGGGCATAGAGCTCTGCACTCTGGAAACCATTgtaatattgtttttgttttattgagtcGTGggtctgtatagccttggctgccctggaactcactctgtagaccagtctggtcttgagctcacggagatccacctacctctgcctcccaagtgcagggattaaaggcatgtgccaccaggcagagctgatgttttgagatagggtctcagctTCATCCTCCCAAGCACTAGTATTATAATAGTATAATAGATGTGAGTCTCTGGTTTTGAAACTTCTTTCACCTATTTTATTTATGCTTGTGGTACTTGGGCTAGAATCTGGGGTCTTACACATGTAGGCCTGCACTCCTCATTTTgccccttttaaaattattattggatctggagagatggctgctcttgcagaggatccggTTTGACTCCTAGCACCAACATGggcgctcacaaccatctgtaactgcagtcctaAGGGCACTgagtcctcttctggtctctgtgggcactgcatacatatggcacacaaacataatatatgcagagaaaacactcacacacataaaagtaaatttaaaataagattacTATTacattaaattgtgtgtgtgtatgtgtagaggtcagaagacaacttgtcaTTAGCTCTCTTCTACCACGTGAGTCTAGGTCATCAGATttggtggcaagggcctttaCACCCTAAGTCTTCTTGAAGCCCTGCaccatttaaaaagtaatattctgAGGCTCAGACCAGCCTGAAATGCACTTTAAGCCTAtgcaggccttgaacttctgatcctccaacCTCAGTCTCTTCAGTGGCTAGGATGACAGGGCTGCATCACCAAGCCTTGGGGAATCACCATGTCTTAGGGCATCACCAGCCTTAGGGCATCATCATGCCTGGGCATCACGAAGCCTTGGGCATCACCATATCTTTTTGTATTACCAAGCCCTAGTACATCACCATATCTTAGCTTTCCTCTTATCTCAAAGGCAGTTGCTGCTTTAAGGACTCCAAGCTTCTTGATAGAAATTCTGGATTTTCCTGAGTACCTGTTCTGTGGCAGGCACAAACTAGAGGTTCATGGAAGGTTCAAGGAAGGCAAATAAATGACTTATGATCATTATTAGCCCAGAGACAACCTGAGGCCACATGTCACAAGGTTGGAAAGACTCATACCTGGCTTCTTAACTATGTACCCCTCCTGGTGGACTTCCGTGATAGCTTCAGGGAATGGGagagccttcgccagtgttctgTGCTCTCTCAGCTCTTGGCAGAAGTTGGTGTGACCATATCCATTGGTGTGGTGAAGGAGTATCTACCCACTCTCTACAGCTCTGACTTTCTCTGCCACCCAGATAACATCTGTCTGGCACATTCACAGATGCTCAGGGGATGTTGAAGAAATGGATTTGTTAACACAAGTGCACCAAGTTTAAGTCTTCCCACAGATGGCTTCCCACTGGCTGAATTAGGCTCTCAGAATGCCAATTCCTTCTAGACCCATGTGAgtgcttgcttgttttaaatcACCAGTTCTCAGTGCCAGGATATCCTTCTTCTTGAGTGGCCCAGAAACTGGGACCCCACCAAACAATGCTCCCAGCTGGGGCAGACAGGCAACTCACCAGGCCTCCCGAAGCATCCCACCTGGGGGTTCTGCCAGCTGAGAATGGCCTCCAGCCAGCGCAgcttgtagaagtcagagaagCCAGCCATACCACAGAACATAACTGCAAACACATCAAGGCACCTCTGTCGGCCTGCTTCCACCTCTTCCTGTGTCCCTGGCCTACCACACAATGAGGATACTTAGGGACttgtctgtttctgcctcctctgctctAGGATTACAAGGCCTGGGTTCTCTTGGTCACCAGAGGCTCCCAGGCCCTGGTCTTGCCTCTCCTGTGCTATCACAGAGTTGCTGGAGTCAGGCTTGGTGGGGCGTTTGGATGTCCGGGCAAACAAACAGCCACCCCAGGGCTGCCTTTCTATTTATTTCCAAGATCTTGGctggggggtgggtggatggggtggtGTCTGTGTGCCAGCTGATCAGTCTATCCAGAACTCCTCCTGTTCTTGATGGACTTAGTGGACAAAGCTCAGTCACTGTGACAAGTAGACACACAATGGTCAGTGTTGCATTTAAGTCCCTAATAAGCAACACGTACAAGTGTACACGGCAGTCAGAAGTTAACTGCGGCATCAGTCCTAAAGAACTGCCCATCTTATTTTTcattgcattatttatttttttactgtgtgcatgccatgttatgtgtgtagagatcagaggaagaCTTGTGGGAACTGCTTCTCTCCGTCCACCACGTGGGTCTCAGGGGCTGGATTCACATGCATAGGCTGAAAATTGAGCATGTTTTTTCACTccctgagccatctagccagccttaccctgtttttcaagacagggtttctatgagGGACCTTGGATTTACCCATTCACTTAAACTGGCTGGTGACCAAGTCCagaagatccacctgtctctgcctccgccCTTGCCCCTAGGATCCACctgtccctccctgcctccccccatATGCCCAGGATCCACctgtccctccctgcctccccccatATGCCCAGGATCCACctgtccctccctgcctccccccatGCCCCCAGGATCTACctgtccctccctgcctccctccatgctcccaggatccacctgtctctgcctccctcccccccNNNNNNNNNNNNNNNNNNNNNNNNNNNNNNNNNNNNNNNNNNNNNNNNNNNNNNcccccccccccccccccccgcattcccccaggatccatctgtctctgcctcttctgttCTAGGATTACAAGGTGTGCCATGTGTCATCCTACCTGGCCTTTTCACaggagtgctggggattgaagtcatgtcctcatgcttgtgaaaCAAGCTCTTTGCTGACTAAGCTATTCCCCAGCCCTATAGCCTCTGTGTTTACTTGCTTAATTTAGCAATCCCGGGTATGTGCATGCAACCCCTTTGTCAAAACCTCTCTACTCTACGCTGGGGGCAGAAGGCCAGGCTCACTGTTTTCCATGAAGAGGTCTTGGGTGGGGTAGGCATATCCAATGGCCTCAGCTCTGTGGTTCAGTTCCATCATATTGGCACAGAAGATGTCCATGTAGTGCTGGCTCTGGAGGAACAGTCCCTCTGTGCACCCTAACTGGGGGATAGACAACAGGAGATATGCTCAGTCGGAAGGCCTGTAGCTCTGAGCAGGTCTTGACAGGGCTGTGTTGGGAGGAAGGTCTCTCCTTCCCCAGTCACACCCACTTTGCAGGTCACTAGTCAGCTCACACTCTGGCTTGGCTTGGTTGGCTCACTCATTAGCCTTTCTGAGCTTCAGAGTCTTTTTTCAGAAAGGGAAGGTCACACAAGTATATCTGATCTTTTGACATTCTGAGCTGCTGCCATCCTCACAGGAGTTACGAACGAGTCTCAGAGCTGTATAACGTTTTAAGTAGGATTACAGTTTCGTGTTGTGCTGCATTCATAGGTTGGACACTAGTGGCTTAGACTAGAGGGCATTTTGCTTAGTGGGCAATGTGGCTAGGCGATGCCTGGCATGAGAACAAACACTGGGTGGTGCTCTGCAAATATtaacaccccacccccccaccccatccccaggactcagaaggcagatCCAAGTGATGCTGGGAAGCATGGCTGCACAGGGTCACCACACCATGCGGTGGGAGAAATGGAGTCGAGAAtcagctttctttctctgcaCAGCACTTACCATTCTGGcccagaggaagaagagcagctgATGGGAGAGGCTGTAGCCTGAGCAGCCGGCCTTGGTCATAAGGGTTCTGCAGAAGTTGGAGAGCCTGCAAGGCTGgctgctggctgtcctgggagGAGACAACCCAGGCTGATAAGGACAATGCTTCCTGTCCATCCCACCCTGGGATGGCCACCTGTGTTTTCCTCAGTGATTGTTAGGGTGAGGGTTCTGGGCTGAGCACAAGGGCTGCCAAATAAAACAGATGTTGCAGGCCTTACtttgttttcagacaaggtctcattctgtagcctggCACTCCTGTCCTTGcctccttgagtgctgggactacaggttaTGACATCATATGACACCATGACTGACTGTGTCTGGTCTTGATCTAGCTCAGAGGAGACGATGCTGAACTGTCCTGGGCTTGGGTGGCCACCAGTGTCTGACTTGCTTTTGCTCCATCGAGTCCCCAAATATCTTTCTTATCAGTCTCCTAAATAAAGGACCATTCAAACCCAGCAACTCAGGGAGTGTGGTCTGGACTCAATACACTTGCTCATACCCTATATGATAATGTAGGTTACCAACTAGAGTGCAGCCCCTCTGTGAGTCACCTGTGGCTTGGCACCTTCTCTGAAGGAGGCTGAGAAGATAGTGCCCCTATTCCTGTCCTGCCCCCTGCACTAAAGTGCCCTAGTCCTTGCTGCAAGCCCATTGGCTACAGAAGGAAATAGGGAGTAAGACTATGTTTGGTATTGTCTTCCTGGATCCATGGAGTCTGTAAAGAGCTCCCAGAGTCTGGGTGGGAGGTGCATGGGGCCCTGAAAGAACTGGCAAGGACTGAGGTTTTGTCCTGTGTAGAGGGGCTCAGAGAAAGCCACTTTGGGGAGGAGGTCAAACGCTATGGTTCAGGGAAAGTGAGACCTGGAGTCTGTGGAGTAGGGTGGGAGAGGGCTTCTGAGGGTCTGTGCACATTCACCTGCATTTGCTAAAGCTCTGCTTGTGGCCAAGGGGACACTATGGGGGTTTCGGGTACTGGGATGGTGGGGACCCACCCTGTTCCTAGTAGTTGCACCAGGCACACATCGCTGCTTTCCTCTGAGAAAGAGTCCAGGGGATCCAGCCAAGGGTAGACCAGGGAGGCATTGGTGCGTGTCCAGTCATTGGGCAACTTCCAAAACCCAGGCTGAATGCTTGGCTGGAACTCTGCAGAGAAGGAGAGGTAGCCAGTGTACCGAGTGCTCAGGGACTAAGAGCTACAGCACTGCTGATTATCCCAGCCCAGAAAGTGCATGCTCCTCTGTCCTAGTTGGAGTCTCcactgctgtgagaaaacacaatGGCCCAAAGCAACTTAGGGTACAAAAGGGTTTATGTCAGTTTAAagctctcaggtcacactccacCACTGAGGGAAGACAGGACAGGGCAGCAACTCAAACATGGCGggagagtggaggcaggaggggatgcagaggctgtggaggatgtTTGTTTAGAGTACCCAGGACCACTTCCCCAGAAGtgataccacccacagtgagagGGGTCCTCCTACACCAATCAAGGGAAACCACTGCACATTCTCCTACATGCAAAtcatatggaggcatttctcTGGGCCACATCCCTCTTCccaatgactctagcttttgtTAAACTGGCATAGAACTAGCAGGACACCTTCCCTGAGACCTAAGGCCTCAGCAGGTGGAAGCTGTTTCCAAGTTTCCCTGGATTGAGCACAACATTTGACTCACACCAGTTACCCCTTTTCTgtcaggtctcatgtagcccaggttagccccaaactcactatatagGATGATCTCGAACTCCTAatcttcttgcttccacctcagcaagtgctgagattatgggcATGGACCACCAAGGCTGATTTATACATTGCTGGGTGGGAACTCAGGACTTTGTATGcattaggcaaacactctacaacAAAGCCTCATCTCTACTAGTCTGTGGTAACCTCttctaaaacaacaacatttCTCCTAATCAAAAGGGTATAGGATTTGCCTAAATACACAGTCcccagacaccaggcatgcatgtagttctctctctctctctctctctctctctctctctctctctctctctctctctcacacacacacacacacacacacatgtaaaatactcatacacataattttaaaaaatatttaaagggaaGCTGTTATGACCCTGAAATGCACAAAGCCTCTCACTTCTCAGGGAAGGCATATTTCCCCCATCAATAGCAAGGATTTACAGACAGGCTTTGCCTTGATCCACAACATCCCTTGGAAGTGTGAGGTGTTGATAAAAGACCCCAGACTTCTTGAGTGGGGGTGTACAGTGGAGTTCTTGTGATGGCCAGTCAGGGGCTTCTGGAGAGGTTGGTGTAGTGGTTAAGGGTTGGGTCTCACCACCACATGGCTCCATCTGTGCAGGGAGTCTGTGGAGGAGGCTGAAACCATCCAAGCTCCCTGGAAGAGAATGTGGCTTGTCAAGCCGACATAGGTCATGCAGTAAGCTCGTTGGTTCCAAAGACAGCTCTggcagacagacagggaaagggGCCACAGACAGATGTTTAAGGTGACaaactttccagcttctgcctcacCTTCCTGACATGACACCAAGGCCAGGTGGCTTTTTCTCCTGCGTGTGAGACCTCCCCTCTGCCTGTCTGGTCCAGGCTGCTCAGATATGCTTAAGACTAGACCAGGATGTGTTTACCAAAGCTGaagtgaaatattttgttttctttggagacttagttgtgtcctgtgattttttttttctggaaactgttttatgagaggatgtttttgctgaagcagacccatgggaggatgttttgctgagaacagacatgtggtgttgttctggaagcagcctggTAAAAAGGCATGTGGTGCTTTCtttgctagagcagatgctttagagaacatgtgatatttggaaaggatataaacataacccaacagacagtggatgacacTGGATGGTATTAGTATACTTTGCCATTCTTTACTGGTCATGGTTGGGCTTTGCTAATGCTGGTCTTTGCTGACGATGTTAGATGGTATTGGTATGCCTtaccattctttgctggtcattgttTGTTGTGACTTCACAGAAAGGcaacaaaaaaacttctggtgatgtTCTGGTGGTTTGCCGCAGCCTCAGActcaggccaattggcagagccatgtggtttcttctggattgacctgccattgctgatttaTGAATGGTGTTTGGGAGTGAGTGgatgaagctgctgctgctgctgctgctgctgctgctgctgatttatGTGAATTGAACTGCTGATGTCCTGACAATGCAGActgatttgctccaaagaactacttctaaacaggtccacatcctccttggCCCTGTTTACCTTTCCTTTCTACCATCTCTGGCGGGTGGTTGTCTAGAAGGGAggctaaagcatttaagaatccttattaaaagtaggttttgaaaaatctaagcctacacaaAGCTCTGGGACTCTCAGCTTTCCTTTCTTCGTCTAGATTGATCAATCCTAGATTAAGGGAAAGAGACTTATTCCAGCTCACCAAGGACCCTTAAATCCCCCATCCCTCCaggagaccccccccccctgccTAGCAAAGGGGCCACGCTTCTGTGTACCTTGCTGTGTGCACCTATTCATGCTTAGGCTGTTGATTCTGCTGCCTGAGGTTTTCTCTGCTGCTACCTGTTGTGCTCCAGCGCTTCCCTGCCTTTTAATTCATTTCTCAGTGGAGAAAGTGAGTGTGATCTAGACCTCTGGTAAGAGTTCCAGCTTGTGAAAGTCCTCATCCATACTGTGCTGGATTTCAATGATGTAGCTGTCCTCGAGTCCTCCATACTCCTGTGAGTAACCCCTTAGCCATATTGCTGTGAGTAACCCTGATAAACTCACTGGctcattatcattattttggCCTGTCATCATTCCCCTATCTGGGGTAGATAGACattcatgtctccccaggaaaggTGACACACAAGAGGCACTAGAGTTAGACatgcccccatccccaccaaGAACATATGAGTTTGATTTATAGGCTTGGAAGTCTCTGTGGGATCTTTAAAGGGGGGCAAGGTGATGGACTTTTTTTTTGATACAAGATACAGAGTGGTATGCATAAGGCTCTCTGTGCAAAGTGATGGAGACCTTTTCAATACTCTCACCATGGAGACATGCCACCTGTTTGTCTGGTCTAGGATGGGAAATCTGGATTGAAACCAGGAACCTGTGCCTTCCTGAAGACTGATGTGGGCTGTGTGGACCCTGCCTTGCTTCAGGAAGTGTTGATACCTTGGGATTCCAGTGAGCACCCAGGATGCTGTCTTTGATGTGATAGTCCCACCCGCCCTTACCTCTTAGGTACGTGGGGTCACTCTCCTTGAGGTAGAAGATGGATTTTTGGAGGAGAGCAGACAGTGTGTTGGCCATCTGTCCAGCACGCATGCTGAGAGGCTGCAGCAAGGGCTTGTGAGCCCATTTTTCCTGAACTCCTCGGAGTTGCACTGAAAGGGGAGGTTGGACGTCATTCATTCCAACATCTGACCAAACACACAAGCAGGGAAAACACCCGAGTTTTTGCTCATGGCCCAGAGTGGAACAAGGCTTCTATAAAGCTGATCTGGACTGTGGCTCTGGCTGAGAACTTATTCTAGGACTGGGCTTGGGTTGAAGTCTGGATTCTCTATGAGATTTCTATCAACTGGCCAGAAAAAGTCATTtaatttctcttccttcatcATCATAAAGTCTTATTTCTTGGGCAGGGGAGTGTTTAGGGATAAAATGAGCTAATGTGTAAAGCCTTAACATTTTCTATTGTACAAAGAAAGCACTATATGAAGTCCAGCTTTTTGTATTAACTTGGAGACAGCAGTCTTTGAGGGATAAGTAGGGAGGGATATGTGGAACCATGAATTTGTTCTTATGAATTTGGCCAATGCTTATTCATCTACCATTTAACATATCTTGTTGGGCAATGgaaacacacacctttaatcacagcacttgggaggcagaggcaggcggatctctgagtttgaggtcagcctggtctacagagttccaggatagccagggctacacagagaaaacctgtctcagaaaaacaaaagcaaaaacaccaaTAAAAAAGATATCTTCATAGGTTCTTACCAATTTGGGGTTGGGTTGGCATTGTATCTGCCATGCTTAACAGAAAAGGCGGCTCTAAGAAAGTTGTGACTATTATTTagtctctcccctcctcttcctcctcctctcccttctttgcttctgtgttggattctttgttgttgttgttgtttttgtttttttgaaccagggtctctctatgtagtcctggctgttctggaactcactatgtagaccaggctggccgcaaactcacaatggttcacctgcctctgccatctgagtACTGGGAATACAAACATAcatcaccacacctagcttaTCCTTCTTAATGTCTAGAGGAATTTGGCACTGCTTTCTATATCTCTGTTTCACTTAGTCTCAGCCTGGAGGGGGGGATGGGAGTCTCCATGGAGATGCCCAGGTGGACATCAGACGTGGGATCTTTGTCACTTCTGGCAGCGGGCTTCTCCTCACTGCAACCCCCATGTGTacgtgtatgtacacacaccatTGTGTCTCCAGTGTCTTGGCCAGTTTCCAGCCCACTCCTTACGGATCTTATGCCTCCCAAAGCCAACAAACACTTGGCTGTTTTTCTCAGGAACTTTAGCTGCCTTTGACAGAAGGGGAGGAAACCAGGTAGGGGTGCCATCTGGGGGAGGGTTCCTGTTTTGTCTGTAGCCACCCTTAAGAGAGTGACTTTCCTTTAAGACCCATAGAGAGTTCTACCCACTGTGTTCTCAGTCTGTCAGGAAAGGGCTGTCAAAAGAATCTTTTCCTTCTGAGAATATAATTTCCAAATCTTTCTCATATTGCCTTAAGTCCCTTCTCATTCTACAAAGTTTGATAAAGCTGGCTGAGAACCACATACCCAGGAAGAGCTCTGAGTCCTCATCTTATCCAATGGGAGGGGATGAGGTCCCAGGTTCTGGGTGAACTCGTTTTCTTAGCATCCACCTGGGAGCAAGGGTCACATAccttccagcacttggaagcccACCACACCATCCAGGTTGATTGTGGGCAGCCTGTCCTCCAGGAACAAGGTGGCTTTTTCTAATGCAGTCAGGATCAAGCCTGCCATGGTGCCCTGTGCAGTGTCTGGCCATGACACTGAGAAGGACTGTGGTGGCAGGgccagcagcaggaggagaagcagcccGAGCCTTGCCATGACAGGATTTCTGCTGGTGGATGGCCACACCCTGAAGTGCCAGAAATTCCTCCAGATCCTTTAAACACTCTGTTCCCgcctcttcctccattcctcttaCCCAGGAAGGCTTGGAGACAAGTGCCCGGGCGGGGCTGTAGGGGTTAGCCACAGGGTCATGGGCATGGTCAGGCCAGTTCTGGATATGGGATTTGCTGGTTGCCATTTGGGATAAACAATCCACCATTGTCTTTGTATATGGgtgtatctggtgtgtgtgtgtgtgtgtgtgtgtgtgtgtgtgtgtgtgtgtgccgtaCTTCTGGTATCATTGTGTAAGAGACATTCACCATGAATTTTGAGCTAGAGCTTCTCCATCCCCCAGCCCTGGCCTGGGATTTTTGAAGCAgtcaggctagctggccagtgagccccacccagggatcctcTGTCGCTGCCATTTCCCAGGGAGTGGGACTACAAGCCTATGTTATCAcacctgttttttttcccccccgtAGGTTtgagggttgaactcaggtcctcttgcttgttcAGCAAGTACTTCACTGACTGATCTGTCTCCCTAGCCCCTTAATCTTTCTTGACCTAGTTTTCCACTACTGATCTAGCCAGGGTGACTgatgcttaaaaaaacaaaacaaaaaagcaacccccccccaaaaaaaaaaaaacaaagtttgtcTCCACGcccagggtcttactatgtagccttgactttcctggaactcactttgtaggctggcctcaaacacagcgatctgcctgcctctgccttccaagtgctgggattaaaggcatgttccattATGCCCCACAagtttgttttaaatgaatttgGAAGTGCGTCATTGGAAGGCACACTTGTCTCCACAAGCTTCCTCAGAGTGGCACTTAACCAGTAGAAGCAGCATTCAAGTCATGAAGGTGTGGTGGTTGGAACAGGACTGACCCCCACGGGTTcctgtgtttggatgcttggcccatagggagtggcgctattagaaggtgtggccttgttagaggagtatgtcactgtggaagcaggctttgaggtcttatatatcAGGCCTagtagtctccttctgctgcctgagattcaagatgtagaactctcagctccttctccagcaccatgtttgcctgtgtgctgccatgatTCTCTCCataacaataatggactaaagctatgatcttgtaagccagccccagtgaaatgttttcctttgcaagagttgccatggtcatggtgcttcttcacagcagtagaaaccctagtAGAAACTAGTAGAAACATGAGATACAAAGTGGGTGTGGTGGAATATGCTTGTCATCACAGTTCTTaggagggtgaggaaggaagACCCACTGCAAAACTGAGACCAGCTTAGAAagtacagtgagttcaaggctagccaaaGC encodes:
- the C16H16orf89 gene encoding UPF0764 protein C16orf89 homolog isoform X1, translated to MARLGLLLLLLLALPPQSFSVSWPDTAQGTMAGLILTALEKATLFLEDRLPTINLDGVVGFQVLEVQLRGVQEKWAHKPLLQPLSMRAGQMANTLSALLQKSIFYLKESDPTYLREFQPSIQPGFWKLPNDWTRTNASLVYPWLDPLDSFSEESSDVCLVQLLGTGTASSQPCRLSNFCRTLMTKAGCSGYSLSHQLLFFLWARMLGCTEGLFLQSQHYMDIFCANMMELNHRAEAIGYAYPTQDLFMENIMFCGMAGFSDFYKLRWLEAILSWQNPQVGCFGRPDTKGEPSGVPHQQGILRRVRRREKLFADGCSCHNTATAVAALGGFLYILAEYHPDNGDAYSSPQTPASNHQDGAAGPDVQRIGRPLSVS
- the C16H16orf89 gene encoding UPF0764 protein C16orf89 homolog isoform X2, with amino-acid sequence MARLGLLLLLLLALPPQSFSVSWPDTAQGTMAGLILTALEKATLFLEDRLPTINLDGVVGFQVLEVQLRGVQEKWAHKPLLQPLSMRAGQMANTLSALLQKSIFYLKESDPTYLREFQPSIQPGFWKLPNDWTRTNASLVYPWLDPLDSFSEESSDVCLVQLLGTGTASSQPCRLSNFCRTLMTKAGCSGYSLSHQLLFFLWARMLGCTEGLFLQSQHYMDIFCANMMELNHRAEAIGYAYPTQDLFMENIMFCGMAGFSDFYKLRWLEAILSWQNPQVGCFGRPDTKGEPSGVPHQQGILRRVRRREKLFAGERGLSHW